A single genomic interval of Helianthus annuus cultivar XRQ/B chromosome 6, HanXRQr2.0-SUNRISE, whole genome shotgun sequence harbors:
- the LOC110945019 gene encoding uncharacterized protein LOC110945019, with translation MTWDEFKVPFLKHHSPKAVINRIKEEFIQLRQKGETIDKITGIFMDKLRFCDELVTTEEQKIYYYYNMLSAEYREFMTPSKYETLTKIINTAREREIELKKQVERGERRAHDVNPSPTKNARTGESGKKVDAKGGSPNCKVCGKGQKGECRFKDKPCPICNKTGHTTSLCPGKVSVCYNCYQPGHKKSECPDLVGKRDAKESPAEAPKAKARSFQLTTAEAKTEPDVVSEVEIGDNKSFIVCDVCRGCKLNIDDEEYLIDLIPMSMGEFQVVVGMDWLAQHHAKVVCFRKEIKLISPSEKHVTIYGEKGGNPIV, from the exons ATGACTtgggacgagtttaaggtaccattccttaaacacCACAGTCCCAAAGCGGTTATTAACAGAATCAAAGAAGAATTCATCCAGCTGAGACAAAAGGGTGAAACAATCGATAAGATCACGGGCATCTTCATGGATAAGCTCAGATTTTGTGACGAGTTAGTCAccactgaagaacaaaagatatattACTATTACAACATGCTGAGTGCTGAATACCGGGAATTTATGACTCCGTCAAAATACGAGACCCTCACGAAGATTATCAACACCGCCCGGGAACGTGAAATCGAGTTAAAGAAACAAGTGGAAAGAGGTGAGCGAAGGGCACATGatgtaaatccaagccctacaaagaatGCCCGGACGGGAGAATCGGGAAAGAAGGTGGATGCTAAAGGTGGGTCGCCAAATTGTAAAGTCTGCGGGAAGGGACAAAAGGGGGAATGTCGATTCAAAGACAAGCCATGCCCCATATGTAATAAGACGGGGCACACGACCTCGCTATGCCCGGGAAAAGTATCAGTTTGCTACAATTGCTATCAACCCGGCCATAAAAAGTCCGAATGCCCGGACTTAGTTGGAAAGAGAGACGCGAAGGAGTCTCCAGCAGAAGCCCCCAAAGCAAAGGCTAGGTCCTTCCAACTTACCACAGCTGAAGCAAAAACAGAACCcgatgtggtttcag aagttgaaataggggaTAACAAAAGCTTTATAGTTTGTGATGTTTGTCGAGGCTGCAAATTAAACATCGACGATGAGGAATACTTGATAGATCTAATTCCGATGtcaatgggagaatttcaagtagtcgttgggatggattggctagccCAACACCATGCAAAAGTCGTGTGTTTTCGTAAAGAGATAAAACTAATATCTCCGAGCGAGAAACACGTCACCatttatggcgaaaaaggaggtaACCCTATAGTGTGA
- the LOC110945020 gene encoding glutamic acid-rich protein-like, producing the protein MEQNQKLLRKVDTQGGRLEAQEKQIQELIRRTNDLKAEALKGREVQGLILRDARLDHERLNSQAQQIGMIDWRVHHLEEARFAPEPEPAPVPAPPEPEAEGSDEEPEEEEEDPEEEEEEPEEVPDNDGDDDDGSDLGDSGVDD; encoded by the coding sequence atggagcaaaatcagaaattactaaGAAAAGTTGATACCCAAGGAGGAcgattggaagctcaagagaagcaGATACAGGAACTTATTAGGAGGACTAATGActtgaaggcagaagccctaaaagggcgTGAGGTGCAGGGTCTGATACTGAGAGACGCTCGATTGGatcatgaaaggcttaactcgcaGGCCCAACAGATAGGTATGATAGATTGGAGGGTCCATCACTTGGAGGAAGCTCGCTTCGCACCTGAACCCGAGCCAGCCCCAGTCCCGGCACCTCCCGAACCAGAGGCGGAAGGGTCTGATGAAGAACccgaagaggaggaagaagatccggaagaggaggaagaggagcCAGAGGAGGTCCCGGATAATGAcggagacgatgatgatggtagtgacctcgggGATAGTGGCGTGGATGACTGA